A single genomic interval of Fibrobacter sp. UWB13 harbors:
- a CDS encoding PP2C family protein-serine/threonine phosphatase: MLYNEIAETLFVEVSLFSTLLLVFLLYNNIVLYKISLKDKLSVVLISSIVLAVFDGIWHFVDGNVELRLLNYACGYVFAISFVFATSMFAWFSLERFELTLSSKKMYALLFVAPTILTVFLCLSTPWTALIYSLDESCSIQYMNLFEYFLAPVCFLYMGSSFFLAIYYVIMHREKKKEKVAYARNLLIFAVIGVGVQLLQGYILEIDENYVVTSLSWAIGFVFFTTNVNTDRFVKSREKMAAVESDLQLAANIQSGALPTVVHAFSKHPELNVFASMTTAKEVGGDFYDFFEIDDSHICFVIADVSGKGVPAALFMMVVKTMIRDHAYMKLSTAEIFNDVNRLLCENNAEEMFATAWIGILDTNTRIMKCTNAGHNAVCFAKKDGSFEFLRQRHGVFLAGFDTTQYKETDIQFESGDCLFLYTDGLTEAHNASAELYGEERLLKKLNSIKIRGGEKFLREISDDVNVFSEGTDPFDDLTMMVIKVD; this comes from the coding sequence ATGCTTTATAATGAAATTGCAGAAACATTGTTCGTAGAGGTCTCTCTATTCTCAACGCTGTTGCTTGTGTTTTTGCTGTATAACAATATTGTATTGTATAAAATAAGCTTGAAGGATAAGCTATCTGTTGTCCTTATATCGTCTATTGTACTTGCGGTTTTTGATGGAATTTGGCATTTTGTCGATGGGAATGTTGAACTTAGGCTGTTGAATTATGCCTGTGGCTATGTTTTTGCGATCAGTTTCGTTTTTGCTACATCGATGTTTGCGTGGTTCAGCCTAGAACGTTTTGAATTGACTTTAAGTTCAAAAAAAATGTATGCCCTACTTTTTGTAGCCCCTACTATTCTTACCGTGTTTTTGTGTCTTTCGACTCCATGGACTGCTTTAATATATTCTCTTGATGAAAGTTGTAGTATTCAGTACATGAACTTGTTTGAATATTTTCTTGCTCCTGTATGTTTTCTTTATATGGGTTCTTCGTTTTTTCTTGCAATCTATTACGTAATAATGCATCGTGAAAAGAAAAAAGAAAAGGTTGCTTATGCAAGGAATTTGCTGATATTTGCTGTAATAGGTGTGGGGGTACAATTATTGCAGGGTTATATCCTTGAAATTGATGAGAATTATGTGGTGACGAGTCTTTCCTGGGCAATAGGTTTTGTGTTCTTTACGACAAACGTGAATACGGATAGGTTTGTAAAAAGCCGTGAAAAAATGGCTGCGGTGGAGTCCGATTTACAGTTGGCCGCAAATATCCAGTCGGGTGCGCTCCCTACGGTGGTGCATGCGTTCTCGAAGCATCCCGAACTCAATGTTTTTGCATCAATGACCACGGCAAAAGAAGTGGGCGGCGACTTTTACGATTTCTTTGAAATAGATGATTCGCATATTTGCTTTGTGATTGCCGATGTATCGGGCAAGGGTGTTCCTGCTGCTTTGTTCATGATGGTTGTTAAAACGATGATTCGTGACCATGCATACATGAAGCTTTCTACGGCAGAGATTTTTAATGACGTGAATCGCCTTTTGTGCGAAAACAATGCTGAAGAAATGTTTGCGACAGCCTGGATTGGTATTCTCGATACTAACACCAGGATTATGAAATGTACCAATGCGGGGCATAATGCCGTATGCTTTGCCAAAAAAGACGGCTCGTTCGAGTTCCTGCGGCAACGCCATGGGGTGTTCCTCGCCGGGTTTGACACTACGCAATATAAAGAAACTGACATCCAGTTTGAAAGCGGAGATTGCTTGTTCCTCTATACGGATGGACTTACTGAAGCTCACAATGCTTCCGCAGAACTTTATGGTGAAGAACGACTTTTGAAAAAATTAAATTCCATCAAAATTCGTGGCGGTGAAAAATTCTTGAGGGAAATCTCGGATGACGTGAATGTATTCTCTGAAGGAACAGATCCCTTTGATGACCTTACGATGATGGTAATTAAGGTGGACTAA
- a CDS encoding MATE family efflux transporter: MFKTFLSRKFFSLLLSSSISILVISVLALSDSVIAGVMLGEDAVMAICLVVPAYSLAGFGACVVALGIPILYNRAMGEFNKEKADRCFAFGLFMAVVMGLILYTVFMLFGDAYLRFYEPSTSVFNAAKDYFFWYKYTILLLPIMTLMDEMVLADGDETLSMVSGIVQIVGNIVCSIVLAKFVGIEGIGFGSFIGTLVALLVAFAHLLRKGNSLKLGFYFSFKWLVDVVKYSAIDAGTYLFLACFTAAMNRFITFAYGPEMLVLGAVILFVKEIQIVFDGVGEAFTPLMNIYLGEESYDAVKKCYNLSLKTAVVEGLALTLLMIFVAPFIVELYDISDPAVYSYAVLGVRIEVFGLVFLSLLYLLSSYYLLIDKIKLGFVMSALRDVLVVTPVCVVLGYFFGIYGMFAGVAIGPALTYVITVLYIRFRYGKDNYPLLLSEKLKGFKHKFYEFKLNPESIVGTQHQVEKFLVENNIEQKTISKAKLLIEDLYMLIYEKNGVDKAVYAECTVIIRETGVQIITKDDGVLFDLSSEDVIAGSIIEFMVSGYMEKLKENKKYLTTMSYNRNTFRIKYEA, from the coding sequence ATGTTCAAGACATTCCTTTCAAGAAAATTCTTTTCCCTCTTACTATCGAGTTCGATTAGCATTCTCGTTATTTCGGTACTTGCTCTTTCGGATTCGGTGATTGCGGGTGTGATGCTTGGCGAAGATGCCGTTATGGCCATTTGCCTTGTTGTCCCCGCCTATTCTTTGGCTGGCTTTGGTGCTTGTGTGGTTGCTTTGGGGATTCCAATCCTCTATAATCGGGCCATGGGGGAGTTTAATAAGGAAAAGGCGGATCGTTGTTTTGCGTTTGGACTCTTTATGGCTGTGGTGATGGGATTAATCCTGTATACCGTTTTTATGCTGTTTGGGGATGCCTATCTTCGTTTCTATGAGCCTTCTACAAGCGTTTTCAATGCGGCAAAGGATTATTTCTTTTGGTATAAGTACACAATCTTGTTGTTGCCTATTATGACGTTAATGGACGAAATGGTCCTTGCCGACGGCGATGAAACTTTGTCGATGGTTTCAGGGATTGTTCAGATTGTCGGAAACATCGTCTGCTCGATTGTTCTTGCAAAATTTGTAGGTATTGAGGGAATTGGGTTTGGATCGTTTATTGGAACTTTGGTTGCGTTACTTGTTGCTTTTGCGCATCTTCTTCGTAAAGGCAATTCCTTGAAATTGGGTTTTTATTTTTCGTTCAAATGGCTTGTCGATGTCGTGAAGTATAGTGCAATTGATGCGGGTACATATCTCTTTTTGGCTTGTTTCACCGCTGCAATGAACCGTTTTATCACCTTCGCCTATGGTCCCGAAATGCTTGTACTTGGAGCCGTTATCCTTTTTGTTAAAGAGATTCAAATTGTGTTTGATGGCGTAGGGGAGGCGTTTACTCCGTTAATGAATATCTATCTAGGCGAAGAATCTTATGATGCTGTCAAAAAATGTTATAACCTTTCTTTGAAAACCGCTGTTGTTGAAGGCCTGGCTTTGACGTTGTTGATGATTTTTGTTGCTCCTTTTATTGTTGAACTTTATGATATTTCTGATCCGGCGGTTTATTCTTATGCGGTTCTTGGTGTTCGAATCGAAGTGTTTGGACTTGTGTTCTTGAGTTTGCTGTATCTGTTGAGTTCTTACTATTTGCTCATTGACAAGATTAAGCTTGGTTTTGTGATGAGTGCTCTCCGTGATGTACTTGTGGTGACCCCTGTCTGTGTAGTTCTGGGGTATTTCTTTGGTATATATGGAATGTTTGCCGGAGTTGCTATTGGCCCTGCATTGACCTACGTGATTACGGTCTTGTACATCCGCTTCCGGTATGGAAAAGATAATTACCCTTTATTGCTTTCGGAAAAGTTAAAGGGTTTTAAACATAAATTTTATGAGTTTAAACTAAATCCGGAGTCGATTGTTGGGACTCAGCATCAAGTAGAAAAATTCCTTGTAGAAAATAATATTGAACAGAAAACCATTTCGAAAGCGAAGTTGCTTATAGAAGACCTTTATATGCTCATTTATGAAAAAAATGGCGTGGATAAAGCCGTTTATGCGGAATGTACTGTCATTATTCGAGAAACGGGTGTGCAGATTATTACTAAGGATGATGGTGTTCTGTTTGATTTGTCCAGTGAAGATGTTATTGCGGGTTCGATTATTGAATTTATGGTTTCTGGCTACATGGAGAAATTGAAGGAAAACAAGAAATACCTGACCACTATGAGCTATAACCGTAATACATTCAGGATTAAATACGAGGCTTAA
- a CDS encoding STAS domain-containing protein has translation MEIKSNLNGEELTVELSGELNAMTAPQLSTFLAPHLEKIKSLVFDFKECDFVSSAGIRVLLSSFKTLKKNQGDMRLENVGPNFKEVLEATGLDVAFGIL, from the coding sequence ATGGAAATTAAGTCTAATTTGAATGGTGAAGAATTGACGGTGGAACTTTCGGGGGAGCTGAATGCAATGACGGCTCCACAGCTTTCGACATTCCTCGCTCCGCATCTTGAAAAGATAAAATCCCTTGTTTTTGACTTTAAGGAATGTGATTTTGTTTCGTCGGCAGGGATCCGCGTGCTGCTCTCTTCGTTTAAGACGTTAAAAAAGAACCAGGGCGATATGCGACTTGAAAATGTGGGCCCCAATTTTAAGGAAGTTCTCGAAGCAACCGGATTGGATGTTGCGTTCGGAATTTTGTAG
- a CDS encoding non-ribosomal peptide synthetase gives MIDYLQKFKETVAAYPERVAVLDKDGDRSTTYKKLDELSSRVAAFLKSKGFQKEDLIVIHLEKSMEYIAVELGVMKAGIAYVPLSDSMGQERIEHVLKDSGAKLVFDADTLEKAMEAEPLSTEAWADSDEHDLAFVIYTSGSTGTPKGVVEEYGAYRFITTGTALPVLSPYHKEDDDLRFANVAPVTFSAFNIISFSVLYFQGTVCLVSEPLLKNPALYMQYLVKNRIEIMFLTASLVNTFSEAPNLSLKAIALSSERVSNVFSKSFDILNLYCNTELMSTACLFKLDKSYPNTPIGKGCTYTDMLLLDDGKVSEKEGEICLYLPYFRGYLNQKEETEKAFVSIGGKKFFCTRDVARRGEDGLLYVLGRADDMVKINGNRVEPAEVETVLKKVLETKMVAVKAFEKKGKYYLCAYYQKEYSIPVETIRASLKPLLPAYMIPSFFVQMKKIPLNTNGKIDRKNLLIPNFVSQNTYVAPRTECEKILCDAFKEALEDFEEIEKIGIDDDFFLMGGDSVSAMELMLACEELKLTVPLIYEKRTVRALAEVLDKKISLSSPATAKETPEEKLPLILSQKEVLDYEACLPDTIVDNVPLYLTLRSDLDEKKLYQALKKVIEAHPALRTVIEKDREQGYVQYQKQNIDDAISVEAMSEKELDAIVENFGEIFPLDGSPLFRCRIIRTEKRLVLLLEVHHAIVDGLSLHIFLSDIEKAYRGEVLTKDCYNEFIKEIFAAEKDTSLLSLTANQNSTLTLSNGKICYCAPKHDFEKEDKAACQEIAIPCTKKIRDFCFSHSVSQNEFYLFATALSLALYNDCEQVAFDWIWNGRDSAKYADTIGYFLKECFIALELPQSTPVLDALITCKNKILQSLSSANDMSQKRVLPDENKICFIFQGEMYVPNTHGFFTSAKWIENSDRAAESIMDIEVKVDDGKTEVSFDYDGGKYKRESIATFSKVFVFCCQMILQIEENAGLTIGEVKKQWQKI, from the coding sequence ATGATTGATTATTTGCAGAAATTTAAAGAAACCGTTGCTGCTTACCCTGAACGTGTAGCTGTTTTAGATAAAGACGGTGATCGCAGCACTACATACAAAAAACTTGATGAACTTTCAAGCCGTGTAGCAGCTTTCTTAAAAAGCAAAGGTTTTCAAAAAGAAGACTTGATTGTCATACATCTTGAAAAATCCATGGAATATATTGCCGTGGAATTAGGCGTGATGAAAGCGGGAATTGCCTATGTGCCGCTTTCTGACAGCATGGGGCAGGAAAGAATTGAGCATGTATTAAAAGATTCTGGTGCAAAACTTGTTTTTGATGCGGACACATTGGAAAAAGCTATGGAAGCCGAGCCTCTCAGCACTGAAGCTTGGGCGGATTCTGACGAGCACGATCTTGCCTTCGTCATCTATACATCCGGAAGCACCGGAACGCCGAAGGGAGTTGTAGAAGAATATGGTGCGTATAGATTTATCACTACAGGAACTGCATTGCCTGTACTCTCACCGTACCATAAAGAAGATGATGATTTACGATTTGCAAATGTGGCACCGGTAACTTTTTCCGCCTTCAATATTATCTCATTTAGTGTGCTGTATTTTCAAGGAACAGTCTGCCTTGTTTCAGAACCCCTGCTGAAAAATCCTGCGCTTTACATGCAGTATCTGGTCAAAAATAGAATTGAAATCATGTTTTTAACAGCATCTCTCGTAAATACATTTTCAGAAGCACCAAATCTCTCGCTTAAAGCAATTGCCCTTTCTTCCGAGCGGGTAAGCAATGTTTTCTCAAAGTCCTTTGACATATTGAATCTTTATTGCAATACGGAACTTATGTCTACGGCCTGTCTTTTTAAACTCGACAAATCCTATCCCAACACACCCATTGGGAAAGGCTGTACATACACGGATATGCTTTTGCTCGATGACGGTAAAGTTTCGGAAAAAGAAGGGGAAATCTGTCTGTATCTGCCTTATTTCCGCGGCTACCTGAACCAAAAGGAAGAGACAGAGAAGGCTTTTGTCTCGATTGGCGGGAAAAAGTTCTTCTGCACGAGGGACGTTGCCCGCCGCGGAGAAGACGGACTTCTGTATGTGCTGGGTCGGGCAGACGATATGGTAAAGATTAACGGAAACCGGGTGGAACCAGCCGAAGTAGAGACAGTACTGAAAAAAGTTCTGGAAACAAAAATGGTTGCTGTAAAAGCCTTTGAAAAAAAGGGAAAATATTATCTCTGCGCCTATTATCAGAAAGAATACTCTATTCCTGTGGAAACCATCCGCGCCTCGCTAAAGCCCTTGCTCCCCGCCTATATGATCCCCTCATTTTTTGTGCAGATGAAAAAGATTCCCCTGAATACAAACGGAAAAATCGACAGGAAAAATCTACTCATCCCTAATTTTGTTTCTCAAAATACATATGTTGCACCTCGGACAGAATGTGAAAAAATACTCTGCGATGCATTCAAGGAAGCCCTTGAAGACTTTGAGGAAATTGAAAAAATCGGCATTGACGATGACTTCTTTTTAATGGGAGGCGACAGCGTAAGTGCCATGGAGCTTATGCTTGCTTGTGAGGAGTTAAAGTTGACCGTGCCGCTTATTTATGAAAAACGTACTGTCCGTGCTCTTGCCGAAGTGCTAGATAAGAAGATATCTTTAAGTTCCCCAGCCACAGCAAAAGAGACTCCAGAAGAAAAACTCCCCCTTATCCTTTCTCAAAAGGAGGTGCTTGATTATGAAGCTTGTCTCCCAGACACCATCGTAGACAATGTTCCCTTGTATTTGACTTTACGTTCGGATCTTGACGAAAAAAAACTCTATCAAGCTCTGAAAAAAGTGATTGAGGCGCACCCGGCCTTACGCACCGTGATTGAAAAGGACAGGGAACAAGGCTATGTGCAGTATCAAAAACAGAATATTGACGATGCAATAAGCGTAGAGGCTATGTCAGAAAAAGAACTTGACGCTATCGTCGAAAACTTTGGAGAAATCTTCCCTCTTGATGGAAGCCCACTTTTCAGATGCCGCATCATCAGAACAGAAAAACGGCTTGTTCTTCTTTTAGAAGTTCATCACGCTATTGTAGACGGACTTTCCCTGCATATTTTCCTTTCCGATATAGAAAAGGCTTATCGAGGCGAAGTTCTTACAAAAGACTGCTACAATGAGTTTATAAAAGAAATCTTCGCAGCCGAAAAAGATACATCCCTGCTTTCATTGACTGCAAACCAAAATTCCACACTCACTTTATCAAATGGCAAAATCTGTTATTGTGCGCCAAAGCATGATTTTGAAAAAGAAGATAAGGCCGCTTGTCAAGAAATAGCAATCCCTTGTACAAAAAAAATAAGAGATTTTTGTTTCTCGCATTCCGTCAGCCAGAACGAGTTTTATCTTTTTGCCACGGCTCTTTCCCTTGCCCTTTACAATGACTGTGAACAAGTTGCTTTTGACTGGATTTGGAATGGTAGAGATTCTGCAAAATATGCAGATACCATTGGTTATTTCTTGAAGGAATGTTTTATTGCGCTGGAACTTCCTCAAAGTACCCCCGTTCTTGACGCTCTTATAACTTGCAAAAATAAAATTTTACAATCCCTTTCCAGTGCAAATGACATGTCCCAAAAGAGGGTTCTGCCAGATGAAAATAAAATCTGCTTTATTTTTCAGGGTGAAATGTACGTTCCGAACACCCACGGCTTTTTCACTTCTGCCAAATGGATTGAAAATTCGGATAGGGCTGCAGAAAGCATCATGGACATCGAGGTTAAGGTAGATGATGGAAAAACCGAAGTTTCTTTTGACTACGACGGCGGAAAATACAAGAGAGAAAGTATCGCGACTTTTTCGAAAGTATTTGTCTTTTGCTGCCAGATGATTTTACAAATAGAAGAAAATGCCGGGCTTACGATTGGGGAAGTAAAAAAACAATGGCAAAAAATATAA
- a CDS encoding aminotransferase class I/II-fold pyridoxal phosphate-dependent enzyme produces MTDYEIEMELEAALEALPKENPPVNLSDWNSGSDYKEKLASVVKLGKKSDLFDYQYFFPDCIKKDLAHKLGFSDEAYENSFFAPVSQSTLSIVTLAIFLKKHNQKVGIVEPVYFSVQSCVDDIGIPYRLFSDYMENINSTFDVEELLQSDCTAFWFTSPVNSCSIYFKERVTKGIQKLLDAGKIVILDESLCVNGYELSRVFGVQENLLYIYSPHKALGLQGIKFSYVVCHTKYYDDINNLEDIYGGSLCYSCQEGARHFVSKNFDDCRDVYTAFWQDNILKVKNIVKNYDFARISPETFGHYAMIFIRCAVDDASFVEAMKRLMKEKGYFVYPGILQGFDPEKCFCFRINMLLNSNDIENGLKAVLEYIKNTEK; encoded by the coding sequence ATGACTGATTATGAAATTGAAATGGAATTGGAAGCTGCTTTAGAAGCATTACCAAAAGAAAATCCGCCGGTAAATCTTTCCGACTGGAATTCTGGTTCTGACTATAAGGAAAAGCTTGCATCAGTTGTAAAGCTTGGTAAAAAGTCTGACTTGTTTGATTATCAGTATTTCTTTCCTGACTGCATAAAAAAAGACCTTGCCCATAAATTGGGATTTTCTGATGAAGCTTATGAAAATTCTTTTTTTGCGCCTGTATCTCAAAGCACCCTTTCTATCGTAACGCTCGCTATATTCTTAAAAAAGCATAATCAAAAGGTGGGGATTGTAGAGCCGGTTTATTTTTCTGTACAAAGTTGCGTTGATGACATTGGCATACCTTATCGCCTTTTTAGCGATTACATGGAAAACATAAACAGTACTTTTGATGTAGAAGAACTCCTACAGTCTGACTGTACTGCATTTTGGTTTACGTCTCCGGTCAACTCTTGCAGCATTTATTTTAAGGAGCGCGTTACAAAAGGAATTCAAAAACTCCTGGATGCAGGTAAAATAGTCATCTTAGATGAATCCCTATGCGTAAACGGATATGAACTTTCAAGAGTTTTTGGAGTTCAGGAAAATCTCCTCTACATTTATAGCCCTCATAAGGCTTTGGGACTCCAAGGAATAAAATTCTCTTACGTTGTGTGTCATACAAAATACTATGATGACATCAACAACCTTGAAGATATCTACGGAGGCTCCTTGTGCTATTCCTGCCAGGAAGGAGCAAGACATTTTGTTTCAAAGAATTTCGACGACTGCCGGGATGTTTACACAGCCTTTTGGCAGGATAACATTCTGAAGGTGAAAAACATTGTAAAAAACTATGATTTTGCCCGAATCTCGCCGGAAACCTTTGGCCACTATGCCATGATTTTTATCCGTTGCGCTGTAGACGATGCATCCTTTGTAGAGGCGATGAAACGCCTGATGAAGGAAAAAGGCTATTTTGTCTATCCCGGCATTTTGCAGGGCTTTGACCCAGAAAAGTGTTTTTGTTTTCGAATAAATATGCTTTTAAATAGCAATGATATTGAAAACGGGCTGAAGGCTGTCCTTGAATACATAAAAAATACCGAGAAGTAA
- a CDS encoding carboxynorspermidine decarboxylase, whose product MLKCMCFYQNSFIEELSTPCYIVNTDVLAENFRNIRAKADQTGLSLLLAMKGFPFAKSFPFIKPYVDGVSASGLFEAKLGSKLGKEVHVHTPAYKKEDAEEIAAHCSHIVLNSPHQQEVFSHVATAKNEFALRLNPEVSIVEEPVYNPCAPYSRFGLTKEMLSAVDGRFFDKISGFHIHALCGSSSKDFNNLISAVLDKFSDYLPSVSWINLGGGQALLEDDFDFADFAENLDILHSKYHLKTHIEPCEYLVMDAGFLLTTVLDVVHNGKDIAILDSSISCHALDVLKNYYQLPVIYPQAGEKGYSYLLAGNSCLSGDVFGEYSFSAPLKPGDKIVFGDMGSYSFAQMNYFNGINYPDICFYSEKNGFQQIKSFDYMNYEALYD is encoded by the coding sequence GTGCTGAAGTGTATGTGTTTTTATCAGAACAGTTTTATTGAGGAGCTTTCAACCCCTTGCTACATCGTTAACACTGATGTACTTGCCGAAAATTTCCGGAACATACGGGCAAAAGCAGATCAAACAGGCCTTTCTCTTTTGCTAGCCATGAAAGGTTTTCCCTTTGCAAAATCGTTCCCCTTTATCAAACCCTATGTTGACGGAGTTTCCGCGTCTGGGCTTTTTGAGGCAAAGTTGGGGTCAAAGCTCGGAAAAGAAGTTCATGTCCATACCCCGGCGTACAAAAAAGAAGATGCGGAAGAAATTGCAGCCCATTGCTCTCACATTGTCTTAAACTCACCTCATCAGCAAGAGGTCTTTAGTCACGTCGCTACTGCTAAAAACGAATTTGCCCTCCGCTTGAATCCCGAGGTTTCTATCGTAGAAGAACCGGTTTACAATCCATGCGCCCCGTATTCCCGTTTTGGCCTTACAAAAGAAATGCTTTCGGCTGTAGATGGTCGCTTTTTTGACAAAATTTCTGGTTTTCACATTCACGCCTTGTGCGGATCTTCCTCAAAAGATTTTAACAATTTGATTTCTGCCGTTCTGGATAAATTTTCTGACTACCTTCCTTCTGTATCTTGGATAAATCTTGGAGGAGGACAGGCTCTTCTCGAAGACGATTTTGATTTTGCTGACTTCGCCGAAAATCTGGACATCCTGCATTCAAAGTATCACTTAAAAACCCACATTGAACCCTGCGAGTATTTGGTGATGGATGCGGGCTTTCTTCTGACCACTGTTTTGGACGTGGTGCATAATGGAAAGGACATCGCCATTTTGGACAGTTCTATTTCGTGCCATGCCTTGGATGTCCTTAAAAATTACTATCAGCTGCCCGTAATTTATCCACAGGCCGGGGAAAAGGGCTATTCCTATCTGCTTGCAGGAAACAGCTGTCTTTCTGGCGATGTATTTGGCGAGTACTCTTTTTCTGCCCCCTTAAAGCCGGGTGACAAAATCGTCTTTGGTGACATGGGTTCTTATTCCTTTGCACAGATGAATTATTTCAACGGCATCAATTATCCTGATATCTGTTTTTACAGCGAAAAAAACGGATTCCAGCAGATAAAATCCTTCGATTACATGAACTACGAGGCTCTCTATGACTGA